Proteins from a genomic interval of Burkholderia cepacia GG4:
- a CDS encoding LysR family transcriptional regulator codes for MFDQLKAFHATVRQGSITRAARHLGVSQPTIAAQIRQVEQLYGVELFYRSGRKLEVTETGIELLPLVEKMIALEAQADIMLRNVGGLFEGHLRIGATGPYYIMDAVGRFSHAHPSIALTCRIGNSEEILQALHEFRIDLAVSSQRNDADGLERKVISTDPLVLVVHRDHPLARFDAIDAAQLADVRLLIREEGSVTRRCTETILAAAGVAATSVAEIGSREAIREAILHGVGGSLFPRGEAERHPDLRVLALRGVDTTIDEYVYYLKARRQSPAIDAFLACILPAQHAASDAMRQVNAR; via the coding sequence GTGTTCGATCAGCTGAAGGCGTTCCACGCGACCGTCCGGCAGGGCAGCATCACGCGCGCCGCGCGCCACCTGGGCGTCAGCCAGCCGACGATCGCCGCGCAAATCCGGCAGGTCGAGCAGCTGTACGGCGTCGAGCTGTTCTATCGCAGCGGCCGCAAGCTCGAGGTCACCGAGACCGGCATCGAGCTGCTACCGCTGGTCGAGAAGATGATCGCGCTCGAGGCGCAGGCCGACATCATGCTGCGCAACGTCGGCGGCCTGTTCGAAGGACACCTGCGGATCGGCGCAACGGGGCCGTACTACATCATGGACGCGGTCGGCCGCTTCTCGCATGCGCATCCGTCGATCGCACTCACGTGCCGGATCGGCAATTCCGAGGAGATCCTGCAGGCGCTGCATGAATTCCGCATCGACCTCGCGGTGTCGTCGCAGCGCAATGACGCGGACGGCCTCGAACGCAAGGTGATCTCGACCGATCCGCTCGTGCTCGTCGTGCATCGCGACCATCCGCTCGCGCGCTTCGATGCGATCGATGCCGCGCAGCTCGCCGACGTGCGGCTGCTGATCCGCGAGGAAGGCTCGGTCACGCGCCGCTGTACGGAGACGATCCTCGCAGCGGCCGGCGTCGCGGCCACGTCGGTCGCCGAGATCGGCAGTCGCGAAGCGATTCGCGAGGCGATCCTGCATGGGGTCGGCGGCAGCCTCTTTCCGCGCGGCGAGGCCGAGCGTCATCCGGACCTGCGCGTCCTCGCGCTGCGCGGCGTCGACACGACGATCGACGAATACGTGTACTACCTGAAGGCGCGCCGCCAGAGCCCGGCGATCGATGCGTTCCTCGCGTGCATCCTGCCGGCGCAGCACGCTGCGAGCGACGCGATGCGGCAGGTGAACGCGCGCTGA